From the Paraflavitalea soli genome, the window GGCAATACCTGCTTTAATATTCTCCACATTGGTGCGCTCAGCGACAAAAGTAACCTTGGTCACTTTCTTTTTATAATCCACATTCACTTTTTGCACACCGTCTTCGCGCTTCAGGAATTCTTCAATGCGCTTTTTGCAGCTTTCGCACTGAACGGTAGGGGTTTTAATGGCGACTGTCTGGACTCCTTTCTTAACTTGTCCAAATCCTGTGGTCAGGATGCCGGTGATGGCTACAGCCAATAGAAATAGCTTCTTCATACAGACATAGTTTTCTCAAATATAGCTATTTCCCTGTCCAGTTGCCAGGGTCCTGGCTCCACTTTAACAAAACCTCCTGCTGATCAAGGGTTACAAGCGCTTTTTCAATGGCCAGATCAATGAGAACGGGATAATTGGTGAGGGAGCGATAAGGAATACCGGCTTTTTCAAAAGCAGCCGCAGCCACCGGGAAACCGTAGGTAAAGATAGACACCATACCGATCACTTCCAGCCCGGCTGCCTTCAATACATCCACTACCTGGAGGCTGCTTTTACCGGTAGAAATCAGGTCTTCAATTACCACCACTTTCTGGGCAGGTGTATAAGCTCCTTCAATCTGGTTGCCCATGCCGTGTTCCTTAGGCTTGGGGCGCACATATATATAGGGTAGTTTCAGCTGATCGGCTGCCATGGCG encodes:
- the pyrE gene encoding orotate phosphoribosyltransferase codes for the protein MSQNEKAVAEKLLQINAIKLNPGEPFTWASGWKSPIYCDNRKVLSFPYIRDFIKSEMCNVIFEQFPEADLLAGVATAGIAWGAMAADQLKLPYIYVRPKPKEHGMGNQIEGAYTPAQKVVVIEDLISTGKSSLQVVDVLKAAGLEVIGMVSIFTYGFPVAAAAFEKAGIPYRSLTNYPVLIDLAIEKALVTLDQQEVLLKWSQDPGNWTGK
- a CDS encoding heavy-metal-associated domain-containing protein; this encodes MKKLFLLAVAITGILTTGFGQVKKGVQTVAIKTPTVQCESCKKRIEEFLKREDGVQKVNVDYKKKVTKVTFVAERTNVENIKAGIANAGYDADDVTADAEAYKKLPKCCKKPEDGGGGEH